Proteins from one Pantoea cypripedii genomic window:
- a CDS encoding SfnB family sulfur acquisition oxidoreductase gives MTTQIPILTADEAIRIAGNFREQFAASSNHRDRQRLLPFDEIEQLKRSGLLAIRVPKAFGGAELDFITFCQVLRLLSAGDPNIAQAIAPQFTNLEKLRLYGSHAQQQRYFSQVLSGSLMSNAAAEKGGNHIGDVQTALHRTPQGWRLQGKKAYSTGSLYSSIILVTALHPDGGRAAVFVPNDRPGVHVRDDWDGMGQRTTASGTTEYEDVAIADEEILPIPAFGQRRTHEGGFAQLIHSAIDAGIAEAALAEGCRYGREHARVLRESGVSSATEDPYVLHTVGEMAIITHGAQALLERGAHLLDRAVPGSFSATGATDRWLAEASIAIAEAKYATTNASLQVSEMLFRLGGASATTAAHNLDRHWRNARTHTTHDPVSYKARAVGDFYLNGALPPINTKI, from the coding sequence GTGACTACGCAGATACCCATTTTAACCGCAGATGAGGCTATCCGGATTGCCGGGAATTTCCGCGAGCAATTCGCTGCCAGCAGTAATCACCGTGATCGCCAACGCCTGCTGCCGTTTGATGAAATCGAGCAGTTAAAGCGTAGTGGCCTGTTGGCGATCCGCGTACCAAAAGCTTTCGGTGGTGCCGAACTGGATTTCATCACCTTCTGCCAGGTGCTGCGCTTGTTGTCAGCGGGCGATCCTAATATCGCCCAGGCGATAGCGCCGCAATTTACCAACCTGGAGAAACTGCGCCTGTATGGTTCCCACGCACAACAGCAGCGCTATTTTTCCCAGGTACTGTCAGGCAGCCTGATGAGCAATGCCGCCGCCGAGAAAGGCGGTAATCATATCGGTGATGTGCAAACCGCCCTGCACCGTACCCCACAGGGCTGGCGTCTTCAGGGAAAAAAAGCGTACAGCACCGGAAGTCTTTATTCGTCGATCATTTTAGTGACGGCGCTGCATCCTGATGGCGGACGTGCGGCGGTATTTGTTCCCAACGATCGCCCCGGCGTGCACGTACGTGATGACTGGGATGGAATGGGACAACGCACCACGGCCAGTGGTACAACCGAATATGAGGATGTAGCGATTGCAGATGAGGAGATTCTGCCCATCCCGGCTTTTGGTCAGCGTCGTACCCATGAAGGCGGGTTCGCTCAGTTGATCCACAGCGCCATTGATGCCGGGATCGCCGAAGCAGCGCTGGCAGAAGGTTGCCGCTATGGTCGTGAGCATGCACGCGTGTTGCGCGAGAGCGGTGTGTCCTCCGCAACCGAAGATCCTTACGTCCTGCACACGGTGGGTGAAATGGCGATTATTACCCACGGCGCTCAGGCACTGCTGGAACGTGGCGCACACCTGCTTGATCGCGCAGTACCTGGTAGTTTCTCCGCCACCGGGGCTACGGATCGCTGGCTGGCAGAAGCGTCGATTGCCATTGCTGAAGCCAAATACGCCACGACCAACGCGTCGTTGCAGGTCAGCGAGATGCTGTTCCGGCTGGGCGGAGCCTCCGCGACAACCGCCGCCCACAACCTTGACCGCCACTGGCGCAATGCACGCACCCATACCACTCATGACCCCGTGTCCTATAAGGCGCGCGCCGTGGGTGATTTTTATCTCAACGGCGCTTTGCCGCCCATCAATACCAAAATATAA